In Candidatus Promineifilum breve, one genomic interval encodes:
- the trpC gene encoding indole-3-glycerol phosphate synthase TrpC encodes MSVTNLAKRRGEMLDDIMTFHRDNLPKIMAGVPLADLRALAGVAPPPRDFEAAIRAPGVSLIAECKKASPSKGLLVHNYDAVRLAKLYEKAGARAISVLTDTRHFQGTLADLRDAREAVRVPVLRKDFMFHPYQLYEARAAGADAVLLIAAVLSDTELRELLALAGKLGMAALVEVHDEAELTRALAIGPRIIGVNNRDLQTFEVDFDATARLRALIPPGIAVVGESGLKSPDDVRAMKAAGVDGVLVGEALVRSKDIGGLVRALVNAGQ; translated from the coding sequence ATGAGCGTTACAAACTTAGCCAAACGTCGCGGCGAAATGCTCGACGATATCATGACCTTCCACCGCGACAACCTGCCCAAGATCATGGCCGGCGTGCCGCTGGCCGACTTGCGGGCGCTGGCCGGCGTGGCCCCGCCGCCGCGCGATTTCGAGGCGGCCATCCGCGCCCCCGGCGTGTCGCTCATCGCCGAGTGCAAGAAGGCCTCGCCCAGCAAGGGGCTGCTGGTGCACAACTATGATGCGGTGCGGCTGGCAAAGCTGTATGAAAAGGCCGGGGCGCGGGCCATCTCCGTGCTGACCGACACGCGCCACTTCCAGGGCACGCTGGCCGACCTGCGCGACGCGCGCGAGGCGGTGCGCGTGCCGGTGCTGCGCAAGGATTTCATGTTTCATCCCTACCAGTTGTACGAGGCGCGGGCGGCCGGGGCCGACGCCGTGCTACTCATCGCCGCCGTGCTGAGCGACACGGAACTGCGCGAGCTACTGGCCTTGGCCGGCAAACTGGGCATGGCCGCGCTGGTCGAGGTGCACGACGAGGCCGAGCTGACCCGCGCGTTGGCTATTGGGCCGCGTATCATCGGCGTCAACAACCGCGACCTGCAAACGTTCGAGGTCGATTTCGACGCCACGGCCCGGCTGCGGGCGCTCATCCCGCCGGGCATCGCCGTAGTGGGCGAGAGCGGCCTGAAGTCGCCCGACGACGTGCGGGCGATGAAAGCCGCCGGGGTCGATGGGGTGCTGGTGGGCGAGGCGCTGGTGCGGAGTAAGGATATTGGGGGGTTGGTTAGGGCGTTGGTTAATGCGGGTCAGTAA
- a CDS encoding ABC transporter permease, whose product MKFLENIRIALRGLAANKLRAGLTMLGILIGVAAVITLLSIGNGVTRFVAEQFSGLGTNLVFILPEQDEPGPPGSDPLRESAMTLRDAELLGDASLVPGAAAVAPVMFRQVDLQFSGTTHSVLARASTPNYTAINNLTIARGRDIDDNDFNARSRVIVLGPDTAQALFPDDVDPLDQDVRVNGINFRVIGLLTVKGAAGIGGSQDDIALIPLTTAQERLFDARSATGELLVDAVIVQAADDEAIDGVIIDASNVLRQSHDVAFRDDDDFQILTQSDFIQAFGAVTGVLTLFLGAIAGISLLVGGIGIMNIMLVSVTERTREIGLRKAVGAKRRDILGQFLTEAVVLAVLGGLLGIVIGALGAWAIHVAVPELDTTVTLDSVALAVGFSVAVGLFFGIYPASRAAGLHPIEALRFE is encoded by the coding sequence CGCATCGCCCTGCGCGGTCTGGCGGCCAACAAGTTGCGCGCCGGGTTGACTATGCTGGGCATCCTCATCGGCGTGGCCGCGGTCATCACCCTGCTGTCCATCGGCAATGGCGTGACTCGCTTCGTGGCCGAGCAGTTCTCCGGCCTGGGCACGAATCTGGTCTTCATCCTGCCCGAACAGGACGAGCCGGGGCCGCCGGGCAGCGACCCGCTGCGCGAATCGGCCATGACGCTGCGCGACGCCGAACTGCTGGGCGACGCCAGTCTGGTGCCCGGCGCGGCGGCCGTGGCCCCGGTCATGTTCCGTCAGGTCGATCTGCAATTCAGCGGCACAACCCATAGCGTCCTGGCGCGGGCCTCCACGCCGAACTATACGGCCATCAACAACCTGACCATCGCCCGCGGCCGCGACATCGACGACAACGATTTCAACGCCCGCTCGCGGGTCATCGTCCTCGGCCCCGATACGGCCCAGGCCCTCTTTCCCGACGACGTCGATCCGCTCGATCAGGACGTGCGCGTCAACGGCATCAACTTCCGCGTCATCGGCCTGCTGACCGTGAAAGGGGCGGCGGGCATCGGCGGCAGCCAGGACGACATCGCCCTCATCCCCCTGACCACGGCCCAGGAGCGCCTCTTCGACGCCCGTAGCGCGACGGGTGAATTATTGGTCGACGCCGTCATCGTCCAGGCTGCCGACGACGAGGCCATCGACGGCGTCATCATCGACGCCTCCAACGTCCTGCGCCAGAGCCACGACGTCGCCTTCCGCGACGACGACGACTTCCAGATATTGACCCAGAGCGATTTCATCCAGGCCTTCGGCGCGGTGACCGGCGTGCTGACCCTCTTCCTGGGGGCTATCGCCGGCATCTCGCTGCTGGTCGGCGGCATCGGCATTATGAACATCATGCTCGTCAGCGTCACCGAACGCACGCGGGAGATCGGTCTGCGCAAGGCCGTGGGGGCCAAGCGGCGCGACATCCTGGGGCAATTCCTGACCGAGGCGGTGGTGCTGGCCGTGCTGGGCGGGCTGCTGGGCATCGTCATCGGCGCGCTGGGGGCCTGGGCCATCCATGTGGCCGTGCCGGAACTGGACACGACGGTGACGCTCGACTCGGTGGCTCTGGCCGTGGGCTTCTCCGTGGCCGTGGGGTTGTTCTTCGGCATCTATCCGGCCTCGCGGGCGGCTGGGTTGCATCCGATTGAGGCACTAAGGTTTGAGTAG
- a CDS encoding Uma2 family endonuclease, protein MATPTLVKQSTTTAWPEQGQWTYDDWLRLPTDTFRYEIIEGELFVSPSPGTNHQIAVSSLLAAMHYHARHNNLGLVLTSPISVRLPLRDSIVQPDILFVRRERIAIVKDDVIDGAPDLVVEILSPSNWVYDRSHKQEAYLQAGVREYWIVDYRARTVDVLVLEDDEYVQRGQYGDGSMVASETLTGFSIAVAEIFAR, encoded by the coding sequence ATGGCCACTCCAACACTCGTCAAACAGAGTACAACCACAGCGTGGCCCGAACAAGGTCAATGGACCTATGACGACTGGCTACGTCTGCCGACCGACACCTTTCGTTACGAGATCATTGAGGGGGAGTTATTCGTGAGTCCGTCACCCGGCACGAACCATCAAATTGCCGTCTCCAGCCTCCTGGCCGCGATGCACTACCACGCCCGGCACAACAATCTGGGCCTGGTACTGACCTCGCCTATTAGCGTCCGGCTGCCATTACGGGATAGCATCGTCCAACCTGACATTCTTTTCGTTCGGCGCGAACGTATAGCCATTGTGAAAGACGACGTTATTGACGGCGCGCCCGATCTGGTCGTCGAAATCCTGTCGCCCAGCAACTGGGTCTACGACCGCAGCCACAAGCAGGAAGCCTATTTGCAGGCCGGGGTGCGGGAATACTGGATCGTGGATTATCGCGCGCGAACGGTTGACGTGCTGGTGCTGGAGGATGATGAGTACGTCCAGCGCGGCCAGTATGGCGATGGGAGCATGGTCGCGTCCGAAACGCTTACCGGGTTCTCTATCGCCGTAGCCGAGATTTTTGCCCGATGA